In Felis catus isolate Fca126 chromosome B1, F.catus_Fca126_mat1.0, whole genome shotgun sequence, the sequence TcacatatgttttttttaacttgctgatcttaaaaacaaaagagttcTAGAGGCCAAGGTGGAAACTCAAGACAGCTTCATAAACACAAAGGTTTTGATCTAAGTCATACCAGCAAAAAGTAATCTCTTCAAAATAGGAAGCTGGATCAGATGAAGCATGACGGTAAGACTCTAAGAACATTTGCATATGAGTGCTCTTGGCAACCCTCCCTCATTGGAACACCACCATGAGGCTTAGAACCTCAGCCTCCATTCTGTGTGAAGGAAGTTTTTCTACCATGCGAATAATGGGCTCAGGGTCTGGTATAGTCTTTCCATCTAGAACATTCTTTTTTCCTGGCTGCTCCTCTCAGTATGATTGCTGTTTCAGTACCATTAACCATGAACCCCTTAATGTATAATTTAACCAGATTAAGAGATGAGGTCATACACATACAACTGCCTGAAGATTGTGAATTGACCATAAAGTTTCACTATTATGGACGTAAACTAAACCATGAATAGGATCATTGGAAATGCTAGAACATAAGCAAGTACCAAAGGAAGCTGTTGGCACTTGGGTCTTACCAGTTTTTAGGCTGGTGATGTTTTTTCAGTCTTGGGCCCAAGGCAATTGAACAAAAAGGACATTGCCTTCAATCCTTGGGTATTTTTGTTGCCTGGGACTCTCATGATTGGAAGCACGTACCATAAAGCGGTACTCCTTAAAACCTCGTGAAGCCCAGTGCTACACAAAATTAGGGCATTATGGGTTTTTCAGGAAAGTTTGcacattattttattacaaatattacaCAGTTACAattagggaaagggagagaatttgCTGAAATATTTCACTCACGTGGTTACATTAAGCTCAGAATATGAATCTTGGGATAATATTTGTCGCCTGTCAACCTAAGCTAAAGGCATCCACCAAGAAAATATTCTCACTATTCAGCAGAAAGCCAGAATCCACTTCCACAAATCCATAGACAGATGAGAGCATATGTTCACAGTAttactcttcatttcttcttcttaagCTACCTCTTCCCTAAAGGCAGCCACCACAAGGGCCAGTATGACAATAATGAGGAACCCAGATATCCACGGTGCCTCCCTCTGTGGCTCTGGGCCTCATGAAGCTTCAGCTACGTTCTGCTTCATTCAGGAAGAGCTTTCAGCAGTGAGCCCTTcacaacaacagaaattcatgAGGACTCGAAAGCAATGACAGGCTTCAATGGCCATGGGTCAAGGACAAAAAACACTGCCAGTATCATctggatttatattttttcttctcatagAGGAGTTTCAGTAAACAGTGAACACGGGCTGGGCTGTCCCTCCTACCATGGCACGTGTGTTCTCTTAGCCCATGGTTCCCCCCAGGTTCCCCACCAACAATGGAAAACGCAAGGTCATGACTGCCACAGGTAAATAAGAACATAAGCAAAGAGCTTCCTTACGAAGCTTTGTCAACAGAAACCTGGAATTCTCAAGTGTCACCTCATATCCACATGTCCACCAAAGAAAGCACACGTTCCCCCAAATAATACTACTTTTAGGAGGCAAGCCTAGAAAAGTAAGCTTGGAATTATTCTCAAATTGTATACACATACTGGGGGGTCCGAATTTTAAGTGTCTGGCTGGAGGCCCTTCatgaattttccttccttcccactaaACTACTAGGATAGCCCGAATGTTCTGCAAATCATTTAACTTCTGATAGACAGATATCCAGTTTGTTTACAGCTTTTGACTTTCATGAATAATCCTGGGAAGTGCATTTTAGTGTCCTTCTCTGCTTATCGCCTTGGGAGgctactggaattttttttttttttttttttttttttacatttactcatttttgagagacggagacagagcatgagcaggggaggggcagagagagagggagacacagaatccgatgcagcctccaggctctgagctgtcagtacagaactgactcgaggctcgaactcatgatatgagatcgtgactggagctgaagtcggatgctcagctgactgagccacccaggtgccccatggctaCTGGAATATTATGTCAGATACATTAGGAACGGCGGTGGGAGGCAAAGCAGCTGAACCGCAAAGGTGGGGTTTAGAAGggaaccagaaaaggcaaaagtaaGGAGGGGAAAACAAACCAAGGACAAAGAGGACAAGAGCAAGGAGAAAAAtctgggaatttttaaaaatggcttcagCTATTTTTACATTACAAAGAAGTAGGTAGAACCGATGACCTCTCCCCTGTCGTGGAAGCCTCACCTCTTGGCAACCTTCATCATGTTCTGACCGCTCCAGTGTCTCCCAGTTCCTATTTCTCTcatgattacatttattttttttttaatgttttatttttgagaaaaagagtgcaagccggggaggggcagagacgggggagggacagaggatctaaagtgggctccgtgctgacagcagtgagagtgatatggggctcgaactcccaaaccgtgagatcatgacctgaaccaaagtcggacgctcaaccaatggagccacccaggtgcccctatttctctCATCATTAAATATGAGCATTCCACAaggttcttgttctctctctgggCTCTCATCTGTGTGCATGGCTTCTTCAGCCATCATACCCCTTCAGGTAATGGTCGAATCCTTAGCCCTGGTTCTAGTTTTTCTCCTGAGCACTGTAATTAATTCTCCACCTCTGGTAGGTGGAGGACCTCCACCTCCGAGTTCCCACAGGCCTTCCAAACTCAACAGGACTTCAGAAGCTTGCTAAATACAATTAACAATGATGGTTGCTCTTATGCAGAATGAGGGAAATGTTAGTTTGGGGGGCTACGGAGACAAGAGTGAATGAACAGCAGTCTCAGTTCTCATGGGGCACCCATTCCGGACAGACGGTAACAAAAGTGCAAAGTGAGGTAGGCCCCAGCGCTCTAGGCCAGGTGctgatgagaaagagagagatcacatTTGATGCAAGAATCAGGATGGACCGCAATGGGGTAGTAAGTGCCATCTTTAGGGCACCTTAAAGATAGGACTTGGAtgggcagagaagggaagtggggaagaagcaggagagggaggaggacattCCAACgagaagaaagttctggaaacacTGACCTGTTCAGGAGATTGAGACCTAGGATCTCAAACATCCATCCTGCTATCCTATCCcgtttctctttattcctttacACAGGAAGCTAAATCGGACACTGGCCTATGTTGGGGAGCCTATTCTTAAGTTCAACAGAACCAGAGATGGTAGTAAAGGTGGGTGgccgggaggaaggcagggaaacAGAAACCAAGAGAGGGAAGCTAAAGAAGCAGCTGTTAGCCAAGAGCTCGGAGCCATGGGCTCGCGCATGCCCAAGGAGAACCAGGACTAGGAGAGCCGGATGGATGTCGAGACAAGGCACCAGCTCGGCCACCACCTGATATTTCTCCCAGCCAGTTCTCCCTCTTGACACCACCCCTGCTCTCAGACAGCAAGTCCTCGTTCTCATCTTGCCCTACAGTCATGCACCTCCCAAGCCCCGCTGATTCCACACTTACCCTCTCATCAGCTGCGCACACTCTTGTCCCAGTCGCCCTTGCCTCTTCCCTTCACTATCCCTCTTCTGGGCAATTTCACGGTGGCACCAAAGCGACCGTCTCCTGGCCTCCCCAGTATTCCTTCTCCACTCCATCCTCTCCACTTCCTCCAGATGACTCTTCCTAGAGCTGAGTTCACGGTGTCCTCTGCTCCAACACCCTTCGTGGCTCCCTGTTACCTACTGACGAAAGGTCAAAGCTGACGGCAGTCAAAGCACCTATCTGCAATTTACCACTAGGGCACCCTGCACAATGCTCAGATGGGCTGCAAACTCAGGTGTTTTCCCTACTTGTCCTCATGATTCTTAAGCCACTCACCGCATTCTGCAATCGACCGAAGACAACTCTTCATTTCCCCGCGAGCAGTACTAGCACTCCCTGCTCCCGGAGGTTGTGTCTCTCTCTTGTACAACTCTGGGCTTGCGACATTCTTCTCTGTTTGTTCATTAAGGTCCCTCTTGTGGGTAGTACTGGCATCTCTCCCGGAAGGGGCAGCTGACCAACTGGAGGCCACGGGAACTCAGACGGAAAGGAGACGTAGGCCCAGCAGGAAAGGGAACCCCCTTCCCTTCATGGCTTTTCTTGGGCTGGAGTGTGAGGAGCGTGGAGGTGCTGGAGAGGACTCCTGAGTGGTGAAGTCGGCCTCTGCCACAGGAGGAACCGAGGGGGCCAGCACTAGAAGGCATGCAGGCTGAGCATGACAAGTttatctccttcccttctctcggCACACGTTTACTAAAACACCTGCCACGTGCCAAGAGCTGCGTGCCAGCTGTGGTGGGCTGGGAAGAAAAAGCCCTGATTCATAGCATTTGCCTATTTCTGTGGCTAAACATTCCTACCATTGCCGATTTCAAGCTAGCAATGTGACAGCACCGAAGGCGAAGCTGGGAAGAAACGCACTGTACGTCACTGGTGGGGACACAGCCGTGAGTAAGAGGCTCAAGTAAGCCGCGGTCGTGGAGTCTGGTCTAACGGCATCTCGTTTCTGTTTTACTTCCACGTCTTCCCTTCTATTCTATGAGCTCAGGCCGGAGAGGGCGGAAGCCACATCTCACGCTTGGCTATTTTCCCCACAGCACCAGGCACGGTGCCCTGCTCGAGGGACACACTGCAGACTGGCGGCAGATGGATGtcgtgggggcagggagaggattGTCTGCCGAATGGATCTGCATGAGCTGCAAACGCATAGCGGCCATACCTGCCCCCCATCCCTGTGGAGTGCAATCACCCACCAGCCACGGGTGAACTTCGAGTTGGCCTTCGGTAAGATTACACAGCTGCAAGTTTATCTCACGCCTTCTGCGCCCTGtggcccctcttcccagctcccaCACCGGCCATGGCTGGTTCTCAGGCCTGCCCTCAGTTGGGACTCTCCTCCCTCGCCAAGGCCTTCGGTGGTGAGGCTGCGAGTAGGTTCCCTGACTTTGAAACCGTGTGAACAGTCAAGACGCGTCCCTGGCTTTTCAAAGAGGTCTGAGacctctctccaccctctcctACCTCCAGAAAGGGTTTAGTTCTCCGGCTTAACCTATGATGTGTAGGAACTATGTGTGGATTCTGGTCACTTTTGGGTCTTCCAGGAAgacaggaggtggggaggtgcaTGTATCAGGTACccgggaggagagagagagacaaagagagacacacacataccaggtacaagggcagagagagaaacaggtaCATGCCAGGTACCAAGGCGGTGCATACCATGTTCTTGCAGCCTGTCACCCTCACACTCCCACACCAGGAAAGAAAACTGCCACCCTCTCCAGCATGGAGAGCAAAGCCAGAGGCAGCTCTTCGCCCTGGCCCCAACATCATAATGTGACCGTCCCTGGGCCAGCCAACGTGGTaatctgtttccatttctcttctattgcgatgtttatttatttttgagaaagagactcaagatccaaagcaggctccaggatctgagctgtcagcacaagagcctgacgtggggctcgaacccacaagcagcaagatcatgacctgagctgaagttgggcgtttaaccgactgagccacccagcgcccccgaTCTGCCTCCATTTCTAAGCGAGCGGAAATGGCATTTTCTCTCACAGCCACGGGTCCGGTTTTTAATGAGCGGGGCTGGGCGAGGCACCAGCCCCATGGATTAGGCTCCTTCTCTCCGTCCATTCTCCTCTTTTTTCAATATTCCCACCACAGAGCCCACAACACTTCAAAGATcaagacttttattttctctagctccAGTGTCACCACCGTAGCAGCAAGCCCGAAATATCCGCACGCATGAACGTACATTTGTCCCTGCTCCGAGGAGCTGGCAACACGTGCCGGCAGAAACTCTGCTATTTCCTTCAGGCATTTAGGAAATGACACCTGCTCACTCTCACACATGGTGCATCTCACAGGTCAGAAGCAGCAGTACCTTCGCCCGCAACAGACACGACCATCCTTAAGTGAAGCTAAATAAAACCTTCCTAGCGTAACAATGGGTTGGAGATGCAGTGTTAGGGGGACGTTGGAGGACAGGGCTTGGAGTAAGGCAtcatcgttaaaaaaaaaaaaaaaaaaaaacagaaacagaagacacACAGAAGGATGTAGGCTAGTCAGTCGCTAGATTCGATCCAAAGGTAAGAAGACGTAGTCCTGGATTGAAGCTTTATAGCatctgaaaaaaatcaactttttaattCTAAGATAACGCTCTGGTCTACAAATGATTGCATCGCAAGTCACGGTCTGGCTTTAGCGTTCACACCCGTGTGCACGCACAGTTATCCAGCACTGTACTCAAGTAGCATTGCCTGAGTCCAATGTCCAAGCACATGCCGTGATCATGCAAAGGTGGTCGTCACTGGGGTGCAGCAAGAACATTTTCCTATTTACTTACTTCTCAATGTCAAAGTCACAGTCTGCACGGGGCAACAATACAAACTCTGGAGCCCAGGGCAAGGAGGAAAGTCAGTTCCCGCAAAACGCAGCCCACTTATATTTGTTTAGTGCCTCACAACCTTCAAAACTCAGAAACATGGCTTATCCAGCCTCACAAAGACACAGTGGGGAAGGCACCATTTCCTAGCCAATCCACGTGTACGGTGAGAGGACAGACACGGGCCGACTTTCCAGCTCAGCCCCCAGAGCGCTCAaactcccttcctgcctctccttgCATCCCAAGGAGATCTCCTAGTGAGGGGAacagtttcttttctgaataACATCGAAAACAAAATCCTGCAAgagattaaagaatattttgCAGCCTATCTTACGTGGACAAAAAGTGGTTGGATAATTTAGAATTCTCtctagttttcttccttttgcagaACTTAATAGTAATGCATAGCATGTTCACAGAGGATGTGAACACTTCCCACAGCACCGTGGTCTCCGTGGGCTTTTTGCACCCACAGTGGGGCACAGGCTTGCTGCAGCTGGTTTccaactggtgtgtgtgtgtgggggggggctaACTCCAAAGTGGACAGGTCAGCAGCGGAGCCCTCCCAGGCCGGGAACACGGTCCTGTTCATGGGGCACAAGTGGGAGCTCCCTGACACGGCACTCCCCTGTCCCTGACCTCAAAATTACCCCTGGAGGCAGTGTGCAGCGTCTCCAGAGGAAAACTGTCCCTGACTTCTTGGCAGGAATAAGAGCCTCCAAAGGGGCCTGGGTCTGAGCCTCAGGGAGCGAGATGCACTACATCGACCGTGCAGAAGGTGAGGGGCAACAGGGTGAAGGCTGAAAATACACGTGCctcctgctccttttttttttttttttcaacgcatgaataggggaggggcagagagagagggagacacagaatgggaaacaggctccaggctccgagccatcagcccagagcctgacgcggggctcgaactcacagaccgcgagatcgtgacctggctgaaatcggacgcttaaccgactgcgccacccaggcgccccaacctcctGCTCCTTTTTAAAGGGCTCTACAAGGCAATTGCCTCTTCCCTTGGAGAGGGCTGGCAAAGGGCGGGTGCAGGAAACAAAGTTGCACTTTCTTAGTGATAATCTGGCTCAGATGCGCCATTTCAGAACACAAGGCAGTGAGGCCTCGAGTTCTCAGCTGATGCAGACTAAGTGAGGCTGAAGATAGTTCTAGAGAGGCATCTTGACATGTGCATTAGAGTCCGGGCCTCACTTCAGCAGCTGGGCTCAGCCCGAGCGCCTGGCCTCTGTCACTGTGAGGTGAGAGGCTCTGTGACAGGTGAACTAAGGGTGGCAGAGGGATGAACAAATACCATAGACATACttgcaatgtttttaaaaatccctaaaatGGCACCAGGAAGCAGATttagccaacacacacacagacaagagTATCTGAAGGGCCAGTTAAAGGCTGAAGCAGAAAGAAGTCCCAGGAATATGGGGTAGGATTTATCCCAGCTGCCCGTCCAACAAGTAAAACGTTGGCATTTCAAGAGCTACCGAGTGCTGGCCCAGAGAGGCGTTCCCGTCACTCACCACAAGTAAGGGAATGGTCTCAGTAGGCGTAAGACTAGTCATCCTAACCCTGCTGGGGACCACGGTCCTCCAGTGTGACCGTGCCACATTATATATGTGCCACCATTATATACGCATGCGTGCGTGCATACAGCAAGACAAAGTGCCCCAGGGCCAGATCTTTGGTCCTGGAATTTTTAGCACAAAGGTGACTGActgaacaaaaggagaaaaaaaaaaaaaagtagctggaAGTAATAGCTCATGATTTCATTTTCCACGTACCTTTTTCCCCCATgaaaagagaaattcaaaatataaactttattattttacattcaagTGAAACTTCCATCTGGGGGGCTCCGCACAATTTTAGGCCGCATTCAGCAATTTACCACTTCGGTGCCTTTTTAACTTAACCCGATGGAAGCCTTCagccctctattttttttaaaaacagcttcatAGTCCCAGCTGTAACACctatctgtacacacacacaggcacacacacaaatccaaaaACGTCTACgtagaaaaataaaggataaacaTTATCCATCTATTTTATACTGTGTGCTGGAACTTTTATAtacagaactctctctctcttttttttctttaatgttttcagtCACTGCACATTTTCTCCCCTCTCGAGCGAACTGCGAGCCTAGGGCAGGAGACTGCTACAGTGAGGCAGAAAAGCTACATTCTtgccagaggaagggagacaaaaagcCATTTCTCGCTTCCCTTCCAGTCTTTCCCCACCTACCACCTCGGATGTCCCTGCGGACGGCCTTCCGGTAAGCGGCTGTCCCCTCCCTCTAAGGCATCAGGGGAGCGGAGGGCCCATCCTGCAAACACCCCGCCAAAATCACCTCGGTGCGAGGACAAGGGAACggaggcaggcagggaaagccttttaaaaataaaagattctggAACCACTGCCCACAGCCCATTCCTTTAGTATGGAGTTCGATTCTCCAGCTTGTGCTTGGTGAGGAAGTACTTGAAGAACTCATAGACGGACCAGGAAATGGCAGTGGAGGGCATCTGGTAGATGACTCGGGCCTGCATGCCCTTGAAGTAGCCGGGCAGGCCATTGAGCTGGTACACCATCCGGAAGGCGTTGGCCATGCCCGACAGCCGGCCGCTGATGTTGGCCAGGTTGAGGGCCATGTTCTCCTGCGTGTTGAGGAGGGTCTTGCAGACGTCCAGGGGGGTGGTGGCGGCTGCGGCGAGGGCCCCGGCCAGCCCGCCTGAGATGATGTGGGACTGCGGGTTGTAGCCCCGGTGAGGGTTGACTTGCTCCTGCAGGAACTCGTAGGTGATGAAGTGGATGGACTGGAAGGGAATGTTCATGGTCAGCTGAGTGGTGTAGCTCCGGTAGAAGGCCCCCAAGCCCTCGGTCCTCCACACCGTCCAGACGCAGCTGAGGGCCGACCGGTGTGGCGAGTTGTACATCTGCATGCGCTGCTTCACGACTGTGGTCGGGGCCGCGGGCAGGCAATGGGTTGGGATCGGCCCCACCCCAGGTCGCAGTGAAATGGGAAGCCAGGCCATAAAGAGAAACAAGCAAGTTTAGACACACTGGTAACAGGTCACGGAGAGCTAGCACACACGCAGCCCCCAGCCTGAGGACCCAGAGCCAGCTCCAGGCACTCCCCGTTTCCAAAGGTGGCCCCAGGCCCCAGCGCCTGGTTTCTCCCGCCTGAATCCTGTTCAGGGTGGTCCCCAAACAAGGCAGCCACTTCAGACTAGATTCACTGATCTGATCCCCCCAGAGCCCGCGGGCCTCCAGCATCACACCCACCACAAAACCGAATCCTGCCCCCCGGTCTctccgccctcctccctcccggcTGCTCCCGCGTCCTGTCCTTTATTCTCTGTATGTGGTCCGGACTCAGCATTTCTAGCTTCTGTGTGTCACAGCGCTCTTGGAAGACACACTGGAATTATGTCAGCCCAAATTCAATGACAAAGTCCAATGAAGACCCGGGCAGCTGCTGGTTCAAAGGATGAAGCCAATGAGGGCCAGCTGTGGTCCCTCAGGCCTAAGGGTCTGAATAGCCCCCCACGCACCACCAAATGAACACATACAGTGTGCTGGCtttactttgaaagaaatgaagTCCTTAAACCATTATGTCAAAGAGGAGAGAGGGTGCTGAACCTCACTTGTTCCTCctttaaaagtagaaacaaaattcTTGCAGGGATGACATGGTCTAGTTAACCGGTCACTCACCAGGTCCCTGTCCACACTGctttaaacacataaaaacaaaagcccACCTCCCAGTCTGACCCATCAAGTCCCTGAAGGTCAGAACAAGGAGTCCCTGTCTGCCCGGGCATGGGAGGCAGCAGAGAGCAAATAAGAAATTTCAACcttaagagacaaaaacagacaaactcGGAACACAAGACGTGAAAGGCTGACATTTTACCTCTGATTTTTCCCTTCTGGCAAGGGACCATTTTCAGATGGGGGGAAAGGTGGAGAGACTCATACATGTCACACAGAGAACAGCCCAGCTGACAAGTGGCCCAATACCAGGTCCCAAATCTCCTCGCTGTGCGGACCCGAGTCGGCTAAGGGCTCAAGTCCCCACAGCTGACAACTGTTTCATAGTTTTATAGTGCTcccaaaattcaaaatacaaaaaaaagataacGTGGGAGGAGTTGGCTAAGACAAGATGGCCAAAGGTTAATTCACAAGTAGAGTGATGTGCACGTGGTCGTTCCTAACACTCTTCTCTCTACACTTGTGTTACGTTTCAAAGTGTCCATAATAATTccaaatctcttttaaaaaagtaaattgaacCAAAGCCCGCATGATGGCCTTTGATGGGTTCCCCTTAAATTTGCCTAGGGTTAATAAAGGTTAACAAGGGccaaagggtgtgtgtgtgtgtgtgtgtgtgtgcatgcctgcaTGCACCtgtgcgcacgtgcacacatacacgtacacacaggTTTTAGAGGAGTGCAAAAGGATCGCCCAGGGAGCTTGTTAAGACAgattctctggggcgcctgggtggctcagtcggttgagggcctgacttcagctcaggtcatgatctcacggtttgtgggtttgggccccatgtcgggctccgtgctgacggctcagagcagcagcctggagcctgcttcagattctgtgtctccccctctctctcctcctccccacctcatgctccgtcgctctctctcaaacaaaattttttaacttaagaaattgaaaaaacaGACTCTGTCTATACCCCCAGAGATTTGGATTTAGCAGGTCTGAGATGGGACTAGAATTGGCATTCCTAACATGGTCCACGGATCACAGTCCCAGTAGCTCTGTTTAAGAGGAACACCATAAGCTCAAATGCTTGCCTCTCTTCAAGGCCCTTGCTAACATGGTAAAGAATTCTCCTACTTATTCTgactggaggctggaagtccccTTGCCCGACCTTCTGTCCCCGCCACCACCTTTTTTTCCTGCCCCTTTGCACATCCCCTTCTGCCATTCCCTGGGACCATGAAGCATTACCTTCTGCTGGATTCATTACCGCATCGTGGAGCAGGGTGGCCATACTCCCAGCTATCCCTGCAAAACAAACTCCAGAAAATTACCCTCAGGGACCGGGTGTTCTGAGGAAGTTCCTGGAACCTAAAATCAGATGGAACCCTGCACCGCTTTCTAAGAAGCAAAATCTACAACCAGCTCCACCCAGGTGAGCACAGGCTCTTAAAGACATAAAGTGACGATCGAACtgttgggggaaatggggagaaggtAACACAGGCACAGGTACCCACATTTTCATCTTGCAGATCTGTAGTCAATGCTCAGAAAGGCTAGACCCGCCGATGTTGGATGGTACCCGGAAACCACACTTCGTGGCTTTCTCCAGCAGAAAACCGTCCAGCTTTTAATGCTCCCCTGTCCCTCACCTTTGTCTACAGACTAACTCCCTCTGCCCTTGAGCCGGAGCAATCAAAGGGAATGGTATTATGTACACAGCTAAGAGGGGAGAAGAAGtcagaaaagacatttttaaaaaaaaatccttaatcaAATCCGGGTGTTTTCAAGAAAACAGGCAGGGGAAGCAGGCATCAGGAAGATCTGCATGCGGCAGATTTCCAGGGTTAGTTGGCAAAGCTAGGACTTGTCTCAGGGACGACAGACCCCATCCGAGGCTCCCATCTGGCCTGGCTTCAAGAACCAGGCACTTCCCAAGTCTGATTGGGGCCTGGAACTTTGCTTTTGGCTCTGGGTTTCCTCCCCAGGCAGGTGCCACTGCCCAGCCAATTAAGACGAGCACCCAAAGGTGGGAGGAATGAGAAATAGC encodes:
- the SLC25A37 gene encoding mitoferrin-1 isoform X5: MATLLHDAVMNPAEVVKQRMQMYNSPHRSALSCVWTVWRTEGLGAFYRSYTTQLTMNIPFQSIHFITYEFLQEQVNPHRGYNPQSHIISGGLAGALAAAATTPLDVCKTLLNTQENMALNLANISGRLSGMANAFRMVYQLNGLPGYFKGMQARVIYQMPSTAISWSVYEFFKYFLTKHKLENRTPY
- the SLC25A37 gene encoding mitoferrin-1 isoform X1, which codes for MELRRGGVGSQAVGRRMDGDSRDGGGGCGGGCKDGGSEDYENLPTSASLSTHMTAGAMAGILEHSVMYPVDSVKTRMQSLNPDPKAQYTSVYGALKKIIRTEGFWRPLRGLNVMVMGAGPAHALYFACYENMKRTLNAVFHHQGNSHLANGIAGSMATLLHDAVMNPAEVVKQRMQMYNSPHRSALSCVWTVWRTEGLGAFYRSYTTQLTMNIPFQSIHFITYEFLQEQVNPHRGYNPQSHIISGGLAGALAAAATTPLDVCKTLLNTQENMALNLANISGRLSGMANAFRMVYQLNGLPGYFKGMQARVIYQMPSTAISWSVYEFFKYFLTKHKLENRTPY
- the SLC25A37 gene encoding mitoferrin-1 isoform X2; the encoded protein is MADKGFAAAQATFPTLSFWGFGNFTPILFRWSQWHLCGGGVFFCCFEGKRRAGARVGTGLLHSRVFPGPAQRLFSPLLWVWLLSGFVWVGKGTAESSLRCTLTKFVFRQWTGRVTSGQPFPFSFCSTESAPSANPGIAGSMATLLHDAVMNPAEVVKQRMQMYNSPHRSALSCVWTVWRTEGLGAFYRSYTTQLTMNIPFQSIHFITYEFLQEQVNPHRGYNPQSHIISGGLAGALAAAATTPLDVCKTLLNTQENMALNLANISGRLSGMANAFRMVYQLNGLPGYFKGMQARVIYQMPSTAISWSVYEFFKYFLTKHKLENRTPY
- the SLC25A37 gene encoding mitoferrin-1 isoform X3; the protein is MQSLNPDPKAQYTSVYGALKKIIRTEGFWRPLRGLNVMVMGAGPAHALYFACYENMKRTLNAVFHHQGNSHLANGIAGSMATLLHDAVMNPAEVVKQRMQMYNSPHRSALSCVWTVWRTEGLGAFYRSYTTQLTMNIPFQSIHFITYEFLQEQVNPHRGYNPQSHIISGGLAGALAAAATTPLDVCKTLLNTQENMALNLANISGRLSGMANAFRMVYQLNGLPGYFKGMQARVIYQMPSTAISWSVYEFFKYFLTKHKLENRTPY
- the SLC25A37 gene encoding mitoferrin-1 isoform X4, which gives rise to MPWLHFDLSGGDRIAGSMATLLHDAVMNPAEVVKQRMQMYNSPHRSALSCVWTVWRTEGLGAFYRSYTTQLTMNIPFQSIHFITYEFLQEQVNPHRGYNPQSHIISGGLAGALAAAATTPLDVCKTLLNTQENMALNLANISGRLSGMANAFRMVYQLNGLPGYFKGMQARVIYQMPSTAISWSVYEFFKYFLTKHKLENRTPY